The following are encoded in a window of Mustela nigripes isolate SB6536 chromosome 1, MUSNIG.SB6536, whole genome shotgun sequence genomic DNA:
- the LOC132012808 gene encoding cytochrome c oxidase subunit 7C, mitochondrial-like, translating to MLGQSIRRFTTSVVCRSHYEEGPGKNLPFSVENKWRLLVMMTLYFGSGFAAPFFIIRHQLLKK from the coding sequence ATGTTGGGACAGAGCATCCGGAGGTTCACAACCTCTGTGGTCTGTAGGAGCCACTATGAGGAGGGCCCAGGGAAGAATTTGCCATTTTCAGTGGAAAACAAGTGGCGATTGCTAGTTATGATGACTTTGTACTTTGGATCTGGATTTGCTGCACCTTTTTTTATAATAAGACATCAATTGCTTAAGAAGTAA